In a single window of the Larimichthys crocea isolate SSNF chromosome XVII, L_crocea_2.0, whole genome shotgun sequence genome:
- the insl5a gene encoding insulin-like peptide INSL5, giving the protein MRALLVLPLLLCAVVHVDQVKAEVKAVKLCGREFLRAVVYTCGGSRWRRFFSETDMGGDGLPPGEQSSLESLSSSNPGSQLTRRDINNVLTTVCCQVGCRKSDLTFLC; this is encoded by the exons ATGCGGGCTCTGCTGGTTTTGCCTCTGCTGTTATGTGCAGTGGTGCACGTGGACCAAGTGAAGGCGGAGGTGAAGGCAGTGAAGCTGTGCGGTCGAGAGTTCCTGAGGGCTGTCGTTTACACCTGCGGAGGCTCCCGCTGGAGGAGATTcttcagtgagacagacatggGTGGTGATG GTTTGCCCCCAGGGGAGCAGAGCAGTTTGGAGAGCCTGAGCAGCAGCAACCCGGGCTCCCAGTTGACCAGACGGGATATTAATAACGTACTGACCACCGTGTGCTGCCAGGTGGGCTGCAGGAAGAGCGACCTCACCTTCCTCTGCTGA
- the pars2 gene encoding putative proline--tRNA ligase, mitochondrial, which yields MEPIMNRIWPRVFQRLHRTSALPRRSHSGCAEHATVPADTHSRRIKPTLLVSRLYQPSNLRDVGPETRLQGEVTCKSQRLMQQAGLIHPSNPGCYYYLPATVRSMEKLTRIIDQEMQGIGGQKLDMPSLCSAELWKTSERWDLMGKELLRLKDRHGGDYCLAPTHEEAVTTLVAHQMNVSYKQLPLLLYQITRKFRDEPKPKFGLLRGREFYMKDMYSFDVSEEAAYQTYESVCEAYTRLFSRLGLRCVQVQADTGNIGGKLSHEFQLPADIGEDRLLLCGNCSFSANVETMSSDRTDCPQCKTGTLVESKGIEVGHTFYLGKKYSNVFNAAFINAQNKPSVAEMGCYGLGVTRILAAAIEVMSTEEGIRWPGLLAPYQVCILPPKKGSKVDEAAVLAEELVHTLGETFSGLRGEVVLDDRTQATIGKRLKDANRLGYPYVIVVGQGALEETPRFEVICQQTGETMFLSRDGLFDLLGRVETV from the exons ATGGAGCCCATAATGAATCGGATTTGGCCGAGAGTCTTCCAGCGCCTCCACAGAACCTCGGCACTCCCTAGGAGGAGCCATTCAGGGTGTGCTGAGCATGCCACTGTTCCTGCCGACACACACTCCAGACGTATCAAGCCCACACTCCTGGTGTCCCGCCTCTACCAGCCTTCAAACCTGCGTGATGTGGGACCAGAGACCCGTCTGCAGGGAGAGGTGACCTGTAAGAGCCAAAGGCTCATGCAGCAGGCCGggctcatccatccatccaatccaGGTTGTTATTACTACCTCCCTGCCACCGTCCGCTCCATGGAGAAGCTG ACAAGAATCATTGACCAGGAGATGCAGGGGATCGGTGGGCAGAAGCTGGACATGCCCAGTTTGTGCTCAGCTGAACTCTGGAAAACCAGTGAGCGCTGGGACTTGATGGGAAAGGAGCTGCTCCGTCTGAAAGACCGTCATGGAGGCGACTACTGCTTAGCCCCAACACACGAGGAGGCAGTGACAACTCTGGTCGCTCACCAGATGAATGTCTCCTACAAACAGCTCCCTTTGCTTCTTTATCAG aTCACTCGCAAATTCAGAGACGAACCAAAGCCAAAGTTTGGTCTGCTTCGAGGGAGGGAATTCTACATGAAGGACATGTACTCATTTGACGTGAGTGAAGAAGCAGCCTATCAGACTTATGAATCAGTGTGTGAGGCGTACACCAGGCTCTTCTCCCGACTCGGTCTGCGTTGTGTTCAGGTCCAGGCGGACACGGGGAACATTGGTGGCAAACTCTCCCACGAGTTCCAGCTGCCAGCAGACATTGGTGAGGACAGACTTCTGCTCTGTGGGAACTGCTCGTTCTCTGCTAATGTAGAGACCATGTCATCAGACAGAACTGACTGCCCACAGTGCAAAACTGGCACACTGGTAGAGTCAAAGGGTATAGAGGTCGGCCACACCTTTTACCTGGGTAAAAAGTACTCTAATGTATTCAATGCCGCCTTCATCAATGCCCAGAACAAGCCAAGTGTTGCAGAGATGGGCTGCTATGGTCTTGGGGTAACCCGGATTCTTGCTGCAGCCATTGAGGTGATGTCGACAGAGGAGGGTATCCGCTGGCCAGGCCTTCTCGCCCCTTACCAGGTGTGTATTTTACCCCCAAAGAAAGGCAGTAAGGTGGACGAGGCAGCAGTCTTGGCTGAGGAACTGGTTCATACTTTGGGAGAGACTTTCTCTGGTTTGAGGGGTGAAGTTGTTCTCGATGACCGTACACAGGCGACCATTGGAAAGAGGCTAAAGGATGCCAACAGACTGGGCTATCCATATGTTATTGTGGTGGGACAGGGTGCTCTAGAGGAAACACCCAGGTTTGAGGTGATCTGtcagcagacaggtgagacaatGTTTCTCAGCAGAGACGGACTGTTTGATCTTCTGGGAAGAGTGGAAACTGTATGA